Proteins co-encoded in one Novipirellula caenicola genomic window:
- a CDS encoding DUF932 domain-containing protein — protein sequence MSTEIVQPALSETHASASKQNSPRFCYGHATVADLKVHKVQRTENGRVKLRHLEIDGRVVTASRRFWRSFFTRFGIAENVFRYFSPDEVFARISQQNSDDAFRFCIAEHAGGKQKTEGTLLAVTNVKRPVIRYHEIAALVEQYGGTDVRYHEGLLISTHQPRGGSRSLQIGGDQFHDRFCLETPVDGFGHPRLFLSMLRLVCQNGMIGYAKAFRSDIPVGKKMDYCIARALESYDNGDGYAAIRQRFESSQTSWASVHECLQLGVVLDRAQRERQLTCDGLIGRFRSMAGNLSELYGLANLEALSDKRRRILPSKARVYDLINFASEVATHHALPEGARRLQAHIGSLISDEYDLEGTAEGAPDFDAFFIDDSGAGIRQSVN from the coding sequence ATGTCCACTGAAATTGTTCAACCCGCGTTGTCCGAAACCCACGCGTCAGCTTCAAAGCAAAATTCACCCCGGTTTTGTTACGGTCATGCAACCGTTGCGGACTTGAAAGTTCACAAGGTCCAACGGACGGAAAATGGCCGAGTCAAGCTGCGTCATCTCGAGATTGACGGCCGTGTGGTTACGGCGTCACGGCGGTTTTGGCGGTCGTTCTTTACACGCTTTGGCATCGCCGAAAATGTCTTTCGCTATTTCTCGCCCGATGAAGTTTTTGCCCGGATCAGTCAGCAAAACTCCGATGATGCCTTTCGGTTCTGTATTGCCGAGCATGCCGGAGGAAAACAGAAAACCGAAGGCACGCTGCTGGCCGTCACCAATGTCAAGCGGCCGGTGATTCGTTACCACGAAATCGCAGCATTGGTCGAACAGTACGGTGGTACGGATGTGCGATATCACGAGGGATTGTTGATCAGCACGCATCAACCGCGAGGCGGATCGCGATCGCTGCAGATCGGAGGCGATCAATTCCACGACCGCTTCTGCTTAGAAACGCCGGTGGATGGTTTTGGGCACCCGCGGTTGTTCTTGTCCATGTTGCGGCTGGTTTGTCAAAACGGCATGATCGGCTACGCCAAGGCGTTTCGCAGTGACATCCCGGTTGGTAAAAAGATGGACTACTGTATCGCCCGTGCGCTCGAGTCCTATGACAACGGCGACGGTTATGCCGCGATTCGCCAGCGGTTTGAATCGAGCCAAACCTCGTGGGCGTCGGTGCACGAGTGTCTGCAATTGGGGGTGGTTTTGGACCGTGCTCAGCGTGAACGACAATTGACTTGTGATGGTTTGATCGGTCGTTTTCGCAGCATGGCAGGCAACCTCAGCGAACTGTATGGACTTGCGAATCTCGAGGCACTCAGCGACAAGCGTCGCCGGATCTTGCCCAGCAAAGCTCGCGTGTATGACCTGATCAACTTTGCCAGCGAGGTGGCCACACATCACGCGTTGCCCGAGGGTGCCCGGCGGCTACAGGCCCACATTGGATCGTTGATCTCCGACGAATACGATCTTGAAGGGACAGCCGAAGGGGCTCCCGATTTTGACGCCTTTTTCATTGATGATTCCGGCGCCGGGATACGCCAGAGCGTGAACTGA
- a CDS encoding DUF1559 domain-containing protein, with translation MSQKNRGVSHCKRSAFTLVELLVVIAIIGVLVGLLLPAVQAAREAARRMQCQNNMKQFGLAMHNHMSAFGAFPPGNVNYDEHENRFKTGGWQHGQDELGWHWLPMLFPYMEQPALWELVQRCDDAVPGQAMNPCDHCEYSAALGHLGREPLGGFDSCPSAPVVREQFSDGAYGLEALAKGNNYAVNWGSGDMLSWESKETRGAFGTYYVDESKIFKNGVAGDRFQNRNGMKSRDFLDGLSNTIAMSEVIAAESKTDIRGVWMSPAMGATIFSTFLNPNSSEKDVLAACGADIDDDGKKPRLACEEVQDTAAIYAAARSYHTGGVNVLMADGGVRFVTDSVDNLNVWRPMSTAQNGEVVDQ, from the coding sequence TTGAGTCAAAAAAATCGTGGCGTCTCTCACTGCAAGCGTTCGGCATTCACGCTTGTCGAGCTGTTGGTGGTGATTGCGATAATCGGAGTCCTCGTGGGACTGCTGTTGCCTGCTGTTCAGGCGGCACGCGAAGCAGCACGCCGCATGCAATGCCAAAACAACATGAAGCAATTCGGGTTGGCAATGCACAACCACATGTCCGCGTTTGGCGCGTTTCCGCCTGGTAACGTCAACTACGACGAGCACGAGAATCGGTTCAAAACGGGTGGCTGGCAGCATGGCCAGGACGAATTGGGATGGCACTGGTTGCCAATGCTGTTCCCCTACATGGAGCAGCCTGCGTTGTGGGAATTGGTCCAACGCTGTGACGACGCGGTTCCTGGCCAAGCGATGAACCCCTGTGACCACTGCGAATACAGCGCGGCACTGGGGCACTTGGGGCGTGAACCCCTGGGCGGGTTCGATTCGTGCCCTTCGGCGCCCGTTGTGCGTGAGCAGTTTTCTGACGGTGCTTACGGGTTAGAGGCCCTTGCCAAAGGCAATAACTACGCTGTGAATTGGGGGTCCGGCGACATGTTGTCGTGGGAATCAAAGGAAACGCGAGGTGCGTTTGGTACCTATTACGTCGACGAATCAAAGATCTTCAAAAACGGCGTCGCAGGCGATCGTTTCCAAAATCGAAATGGGATGAAGAGCCGTGATTTCCTCGACGGGTTGAGCAACACGATTGCGATGAGCGAAGTGATTGCGGCCGAGTCCAAGACCGACATCCGCGGTGTTTGGATGTCGCCTGCGATGGGGGCCACGATTTTCTCGACCTTCCTGAATCCAAACTCGAGCGAGAAGGATGTGTTGGCGGCCTGTGGCGCGGATATCGATGATGACGGCAAGAAGCCCCGGTTGGCCTGTGAAGAGGTTCAGGATACTGCGGCGATTTACGCTGCGGCACGCAGTTACCACACCGGCGGTGTGAACGTGTTGATGGCTGACGGCGGTGTTCGCTTTGTCACCGATTCCGTCGACAACCTGAATGTTTGGCGGCCGATGAGTACCGCTCAAAACGGTGAAGTCGTTGATCAGTAA
- a CDS encoding DUF1559 domain-containing protein, which translates to MWFGITREERGTLHARRAAFTLVELLVVIAIIGVLVGLLLPAVQAAREAARRMQCQNNMKQFGLAMHNHMSAFGSFPPGNVNYDESGNRFKTGGWQHGQNELGWHWLPMLFPYLEQPGMWELVQRCEEERADQHISNPCDHCEYFAEFEHLGREQLASFDKCPSAPSVSGQFSDGSYGLEALAKGNNYAACWGSGDMLSWEEQETRGAFGTYYVHQDKIVTLGPPISAGDRFQNRNGMQSRDFTDGLSNTIAMSEIIAAESQTDIRGVWMSPAMGATIFSAFRNPNSDEKDILAACGEDIADVTKPRLACEEERDTAAIYAAARSYHTGGVNVLMADGGVRFVTDSVDNLNIWRPMSTAQNQEVIEGQ; encoded by the coding sequence ATGTGGTTTGGGATTACTCGAGAGGAACGCGGGACGCTGCATGCTCGGCGTGCGGCGTTTACGTTGGTCGAGTTATTGGTGGTGATTGCCATCATCGGCGTGCTGGTTGGTCTGTTGTTGCCCGCGGTCCAAGCGGCTCGCGAGGCCGCTCGTCGCATGCAGTGCCAAAACAATATGAAACAGTTTGGTTTGGCGATGCACAACCATATGTCGGCATTTGGATCGTTTCCGCCAGGCAATGTGAACTATGACGAGTCGGGGAACCGCTTCAAGACCGGCGGTTGGCAGCACGGGCAAAACGAATTGGGGTGGCACTGGTTGCCAATGTTGTTCCCCTATCTAGAGCAACCCGGCATGTGGGAATTGGTTCAGCGATGCGAAGAGGAACGGGCGGACCAGCATATCTCCAATCCATGCGATCACTGTGAGTATTTTGCCGAGTTCGAGCATCTTGGGCGTGAGCAACTAGCGTCCTTTGACAAGTGCCCTTCGGCACCCTCGGTGAGCGGCCAGTTTTCAGATGGCAGCTACGGTTTAGAGGCACTCGCAAAAGGCAACAACTACGCCGCGTGCTGGGGGTCTGGTGATATGTTGTCGTGGGAGGAACAGGAGACTCGCGGTGCGTTTGGTACCTACTATGTCCACCAGGACAAGATCGTCACCTTAGGCCCTCCCATATCGGCGGGCGACCGTTTTCAAAATCGCAACGGCATGCAAAGCCGTGATTTTACGGACGGTTTGAGTAACACGATTGCGATGAGCGAGATCATTGCAGCCGAGTCGCAAACCGACATTCGCGGCGTTTGGATGTCACCGGCCATGGGCGCGACCATTTTCTCCGCATTTCGAAACCCCAACTCGGATGAGAAAGACATCTTGGCGGCCTGTGGTGAGGACATCGCCGACGTGACCAAGCCTCGCTTGGCTTGCGAGGAAGAGCGTGATACCGCGGCAATCTACGCGGCCGCACGCAGTTACCACACCGGCGGCGTGAACGTTTTGATGGCGGACGGCGGCGTTCGCTTTGTGACCGATTCGGTCGACAATCTCAATATTTGGCGTCCCATGAGTACGGCTCAGAACCAAGAGGTAATCGAAGGGCAATAG
- a CDS encoding DUF1559 domain-containing protein — MRITHNKRRNTVSPQRSAFTLVELLVVIAIIGVLVGLLLPAVQAAREAARRMQCQNNMKQFGLAMHNHMSAFGAFPPGNVNYDESGNRFKTGGWQHGQNELGWHWLPMLFPYMEQPAMWELVQRCEEDRADDHTSNPCDHCEAIDALGNLGREQLSGFDKCPSAPSVSGQFSDGSYGLEALAKGNNYAACWGSGDMLSWEQKETRGAFGTYYVNQEKIITTVGGTTTAGDRFQNRNGMQSRDFTDGLSNTIAMSEIIAAESQTDIRGVWMSPAMGATIFSAFQNPNSSEKDILAACGEDIADVSKPRLACEEERSTAAIYAAARSYHTGGVNVLMADGGVRFVTDSVDNLNIWRPMSTAQNSEVINEQ, encoded by the coding sequence ATGCGGATAACGCATAACAAGCGTCGTAATACAGTGTCCCCTCAGCGCTCAGCGTTTACTCTGGTAGAGCTACTGGTGGTTATCGCCATCATCGGAGTCCTGGTGGGGTTGTTGCTGCCCGCTGTTCAGGCGGCTCGTGAAGCGGCTCGCCGGATGCAGTGTCAAAACAACATGAAGCAGTTTGGTTTGGCGATGCACAACCACATGTCGGCTTTTGGTGCGTTCCCGCCAGGAAATGTGAACTATGACGAGTCGGGTAACCGCTTCAAAACAGGCGGCTGGCAGCACGGTCAAAATGAATTGGGTTGGCACTGGTTGCCAATGTTATTCCCTTACATGGAACAGCCCGCGATGTGGGAATTGGTCCAGCGTTGTGAAGAGGATCGGGCGGATGATCACACCTCGAATCCCTGTGACCACTGCGAGGCGATTGACGCTCTGGGGAACCTCGGACGCGAGCAATTGAGTGGTTTTGACAAGTGCCCCTCGGCACCCTCGGTGAGTGGTCAATTCTCTGACGGAAGTTACGGACTCGAAGCACTCGCCAAAGGCAATAACTATGCCGCGTGTTGGGGATCGGGTGACATGTTGTCTTGGGAGCAAAAGGAGACCCGTGGCGCGTTTGGTACCTACTATGTCAATCAAGAAAAGATCATCACGACGGTCGGCGGCACCACCACCGCAGGCGATCGTTTTCAAAATCGCAACGGCATGCAAAGCCGCGACTTTACCGATGGTTTGAGTAACACGATCGCGATGAGCGAGATCATTGCGGCCGAATCACAAACGGACATTCGCGGCGTATGGATGTCACCCGCGATGGGAGCCACGATCTTCTCGGCGTTCCAAAACCCCAACTCAAGCGAAAAGGACATCCTGGCGGCTTGTGGTGAAGATATTGCGGACGTCAGCAAGCCGCGATTGGCGTGTGAAGAAGAGCGTTCTACCGCGGCGATCTACGCGGCCGCCCGCAGTTATCACACCGGTGGGGTGAACGTGTTGATGGCCGATGGCGGCGTGCGGTTTGTCACCGACTCGGTCGACAACCTGAATATCTGGCGACCGATGAGCACCGCTCAGAATAGCGAAGTCATTAACGAGCAATGA